The following are encoded in a window of Streptomyces sp. Go-475 genomic DNA:
- the fxsT gene encoding FxSxx-COOH system tetratricopeptide repeat protein has product MIISEESRAAGAAVLERGLAVPGQAGGRFRAGGNPHTEEHTTVLPEPAKSAALTIDPPARLDNLPALPSAPFVGRTDDLGRLRASLRSGGGVVTQKAATALSGLGGIGKTTLALHYAHRSEAYRLVWWITAESEERIASGFGELALRLYPEWARRASAKERTEWALAWLENHSDWLLVYDNVERPEHLTPFLGRLLDRGHQLVTSRCRTGWPEGARLVSLDVLDHGEAVDLLCATAGVGEDRSAAERAQAARLAEDLGHLPLALTQAGAYLRETGIGFAAYRAKLARVPDVVLNDGAGRSGRTIAQIWRTSLAAIRSRRPLAVPLLHTLAWFAPEAVPREVLRHLGRSERELEESVDALRDYHLITSGPEGLALHRLVQQTLRHADAPEVPGARDAAERALAAELSGAPAESVRRLLVHVQALAETGPASEPGAEAIEMYRRGADELAAREQHVLAIPLMTRAVEGSEALLGVDDDATLDQRDRLAEWHAKAGDPARAVRLCQNVYLDRRRLCGPDARETLTARERLAYAYRKAGDVMRAVEELTAVVADRRRIQGEQHPDTLGSRNNLAYALQTAGRYQAAVEEFAAVVADRERLLGEGHRDTLASRTNLAYAYREAGDHRTALALYEQAVEDRRREHGPDHPDTLTSRGWLAAAHSAAGDPQRAVAVYREVVADRERVQGPDHPDTLRSRQDLAYELAEAYGPDAALPEFESLAADSARIQGPDHPATLDYRDDIAEAHRERADYVRAVADYRAVIADYARVRGPYHRDTLRAREGLAFTRQLMGDHRGSVRERRALVADRTREQGGDHPATLTARAHLAFALREASDLPEAIEVFEELLRDRGRVLGPQHPDVFATREALARTRQWAGDHLRAVAELEHLLRDMEPLLGQDHPRVLSIRHSFAQVFAEEERYARSLELYGRLVEDYERVYGGDHPSSLGMRSWLGATLRSAGEYSRAEEVFDALLADRTRVQGADHPDTLETSSWRAWVFRSAGQHQRAISVYEELVEARTRVLGAEAQATLNSRTGLALARLGADDHEGAIAGFTELLADRRRLLGDHAPDTLLMLENLADACSAAERHGRAIALYEEAVEAWTRAWSATHPRTLRARRDLGLVQKTAGRHQEALATLESVLEERGRLFGPDHPQVLDVRFDLVSASCAAGDYSRAAELAERLVADCARVRGRDHVMTLNARSWLAYAWARSGSYQRAIVAFEGLVEERTRFHGADHGETLATRYLLADSFAARWDYEQAVVLGQALVDDLARVHGAGSPQAFDDRAMLARWRECTGDRVGALRDLDALLRDHERTLGPDHRDTLALRRTIAWVWLGASTARRAVATSASVVDDSARVLGPDHPRTLTARGTLAAAHGAAGEIAHALRLRSSLVDDHLRIHGPDHSAALGARRSLVSARRRAGRRVLSVRDAVALVEDSERVRGPRHPDTLGCRNLLGHACWEAGDPHRAAAVFEELWKQCEEVLPEEHETTFWVRGNLAWLTADTGPADDAVRWARNLVDDATELFGPDHRRTLEVLPVLAHALAQADEPEQALEVLRDLLRRTARLLDQPEYPETVDDVVRVHQQAAARDGEPTPAGRPADAETEDEDGILLGVLVEMFATRFGGFLPTLATQLAHAVCDAGDPAGAVAVLKAVHAGRARMFGPDHPNTLESLAELAFVCLEADDPDSAPSHEELLAGWERTFGPDHPETAELRWRLRTARPAWRARLTLVTDEVTVGRPVTIEVRLEREEGAAATTPPRLMVAVSCPTAASVDPATAEYDPGGAPTRFTLTASEPGAHDVRFTLYDHASGFVLQELKTVVHVQGAREG; this is encoded by the coding sequence ATGATCATCTCTGAGGAGTCGCGGGCCGCGGGGGCTGCCGTCCTGGAGCGTGGCCTGGCGGTGCCGGGGCAGGCCGGCGGCCGTTTCCGGGCGGGCGGCAATCCGCACACCGAAGAGCACACGACGGTGCTGCCGGAGCCGGCGAAGTCCGCCGCCCTCACGATCGATCCGCCCGCCCGGCTGGACAACCTGCCCGCCCTGCCCTCGGCCCCTTTCGTCGGTCGCACGGACGACCTGGGCCGGTTACGCGCCTCCCTGCGGTCCGGCGGCGGGGTCGTCACCCAGAAGGCCGCGACCGCGCTGAGCGGCCTCGGCGGCATCGGCAAGACCACGCTGGCACTGCACTACGCCCACCGGAGCGAGGCGTACCGGCTCGTGTGGTGGATCACCGCCGAGAGCGAGGAGCGGATCGCCTCCGGCTTCGGTGAGCTGGCCCTGCGCCTGTACCCGGAGTGGGCCCGCCGGGCTTCCGCGAAGGAGCGCACCGAGTGGGCGCTGGCCTGGCTGGAGAACCACTCCGACTGGCTGCTGGTGTACGACAACGTGGAGCGGCCCGAGCACCTCACCCCGTTCCTGGGCCGACTCCTCGACCGCGGCCACCAGTTGGTGACGAGCCGGTGCCGGACCGGCTGGCCCGAGGGGGCCCGCCTGGTCAGCCTGGACGTGCTGGACCACGGGGAGGCCGTCGACCTGCTGTGCGCGACGGCGGGCGTGGGCGAGGACCGCTCCGCCGCCGAGCGCGCGCAGGCCGCGCGGCTCGCCGAGGACCTCGGGCACCTGCCGCTGGCTCTCACGCAGGCGGGCGCCTACCTCCGGGAGACCGGCATCGGCTTCGCGGCCTACCGGGCGAAACTGGCCCGTGTCCCCGACGTGGTGCTCAACGACGGAGCGGGCCGCTCGGGCCGTACCATCGCCCAGATCTGGCGCACCAGCCTGGCGGCCATCCGCTCCCGCCGCCCGCTGGCCGTACCGCTGCTGCACACGCTGGCCTGGTTCGCCCCGGAGGCGGTGCCGCGTGAGGTGCTGCGGCATCTGGGCCGCTCCGAGCGGGAGCTCGAGGAGTCGGTCGACGCGCTGCGCGACTACCACCTGATCACGTCCGGCCCCGAGGGCCTCGCCCTGCACCGCCTCGTCCAGCAGACCCTGCGGCACGCCGACGCTCCTGAGGTGCCCGGGGCGCGGGACGCGGCCGAGCGGGCCCTGGCCGCGGAGCTGTCGGGGGCCCCGGCCGAGTCGGTGCGACGGCTGCTCGTGCACGTCCAGGCGCTCGCGGAGACGGGCCCGGCCTCGGAACCGGGCGCCGAGGCGATCGAGATGTACCGGCGGGGCGCCGACGAGCTGGCGGCGCGCGAGCAGCACGTGCTGGCGATCCCCCTGATGACGCGGGCCGTCGAGGGCAGCGAGGCACTGCTCGGGGTCGACGACGACGCCACGCTCGACCAGCGCGACCGGCTGGCCGAGTGGCACGCGAAGGCCGGCGACCCGGCGCGGGCGGTCCGGCTGTGCCAGAACGTCTACCTCGACCGCCGCCGGCTCTGCGGCCCGGACGCGAGGGAGACACTGACCGCCCGAGAGCGGCTGGCGTACGCGTACCGCAAGGCGGGCGATGTGATGCGGGCGGTCGAGGAGCTGACCGCCGTGGTCGCGGACCGTCGCCGGATCCAGGGCGAGCAGCACCCCGACACGCTCGGCAGCCGCAACAACCTGGCCTACGCGCTCCAGACAGCGGGCCGGTACCAGGCCGCCGTCGAGGAGTTCGCGGCGGTCGTCGCCGACCGGGAGCGTCTCCTGGGCGAGGGGCACCGGGACACGCTCGCCAGCCGCACCAACCTCGCCTACGCGTACCGGGAGGCCGGTGACCACCGCACCGCGCTGGCGCTGTACGAGCAGGCGGTCGAGGACCGGCGACGGGAGCACGGCCCGGACCATCCCGACACGCTCACCAGCCGCGGCTGGCTCGCCGCGGCGCACTCCGCCGCGGGTGATCCGCAGCGGGCGGTGGCCGTGTACCGGGAGGTGGTCGCCGACCGGGAGCGCGTGCAGGGTCCGGACCATCCGGACACGCTGCGCAGCCGGCAGGACCTGGCGTACGAGCTGGCCGAGGCGTACGGGCCGGACGCGGCGCTGCCGGAGTTCGAGTCGCTGGCGGCGGACAGCGCCCGGATCCAGGGGCCGGACCATCCGGCGACCCTCGACTACCGTGACGACATCGCGGAGGCCCACCGGGAGCGGGCCGACTACGTCAGGGCGGTCGCGGATTACCGGGCGGTGATCGCCGACTATGCGCGGGTCCGGGGCCCGTACCACCGGGACACGCTGCGGGCACGGGAAGGGCTGGCCTTCACCCGGCAGCTGATGGGGGACCATCGCGGCTCGGTCCGTGAGCGCCGGGCGCTCGTCGCGGACCGCACCCGCGAACAGGGCGGTGATCATCCGGCGACCCTCACCGCGCGCGCCCATCTGGCCTTCGCCCTCCGGGAGGCCTCCGATCTCCCGGAGGCCATCGAGGTGTTCGAGGAGCTGCTGCGGGACCGCGGCCGGGTCCTCGGCCCCCAGCACCCCGATGTGTTCGCCACGCGCGAGGCCCTGGCCCGCACCCGCCAGTGGGCGGGCGACCACCTGCGCGCGGTCGCGGAGCTGGAGCACCTGCTCCGGGACATGGAGCCGCTCCTGGGGCAGGACCATCCGCGCGTCCTGTCGATCCGCCACTCCTTCGCCCAGGTGTTCGCCGAGGAGGAGCGCTACGCGCGGTCGCTGGAGCTGTACGGCCGGCTCGTGGAGGACTACGAGCGGGTCTACGGCGGTGATCACCCGTCGTCCCTCGGCATGCGGTCGTGGCTGGGCGCGACCCTGCGTTCGGCGGGTGAGTACAGCCGGGCGGAGGAGGTGTTCGACGCGCTGCTGGCCGACCGGACGCGGGTGCAGGGCGCGGACCACCCGGACACGCTCGAAACCAGCAGCTGGCGCGCCTGGGTCTTCCGGTCGGCGGGCCAGCACCAGCGCGCCATCTCGGTCTACGAGGAACTGGTCGAGGCCCGGACCCGGGTCCTGGGCGCCGAGGCGCAGGCGACGCTGAACTCCCGCACCGGCCTGGCGCTGGCCCGGCTGGGCGCCGACGACCATGAGGGCGCGATCGCGGGGTTCACCGAGCTGCTCGCCGACCGCCGCCGGCTGCTGGGCGACCACGCCCCGGACACGCTGCTCATGCTGGAGAACCTGGCCGACGCCTGCTCGGCCGCCGAGCGGCACGGCCGGGCCATCGCCCTGTACGAGGAAGCCGTCGAGGCCTGGACCCGCGCCTGGTCGGCCACTCATCCGCGCACGCTGCGCGCCCGGCGGGACCTGGGCCTGGTGCAGAAGACGGCCGGCCGGCACCAGGAGGCGCTCGCCACGCTGGAGTCGGTGCTGGAGGAGCGCGGGCGTCTGTTCGGGCCCGATCACCCGCAGGTGCTGGACGTCCGCTTCGATCTGGTCAGCGCGTCGTGCGCGGCGGGCGACTACAGCCGGGCCGCCGAACTCGCCGAGCGGCTGGTCGCCGACTGTGCCCGGGTGCGGGGCCGGGACCACGTCATGACCCTGAACGCACGCTCGTGGCTGGCGTACGCGTGGGCGCGGTCCGGGTCGTACCAGAGGGCGATCGTCGCGTTCGAGGGGCTGGTGGAGGAACGGACCCGTTTCCACGGGGCGGACCACGGCGAGACGCTGGCGACCAGGTACCTGCTGGCGGATTCCTTCGCAGCGCGGTGGGACTACGAACAGGCGGTCGTACTGGGCCAGGCCTTGGTGGACGACCTCGCCCGGGTCCACGGGGCCGGCAGCCCGCAGGCCTTCGACGACCGCGCGATGCTGGCCCGCTGGCGGGAGTGCACGGGCGACCGGGTGGGAGCGCTGCGGGACCTGGACGCGCTGCTGCGCGACCACGAGCGGACGCTCGGGCCCGACCACCGCGACACGCTGGCGCTGCGGCGCACGATCGCCTGGGTCTGGCTGGGAGCCTCCACCGCCCGCCGGGCCGTCGCGACCTCCGCGAGCGTCGTCGACGACTCGGCCCGGGTGCTGGGCCCGGACCACCCGAGGACGCTGACCGCGCGCGGCACCCTCGCCGCCGCCCACGGCGCGGCGGGTGAGATCGCGCACGCGCTGCGGCTGCGGTCGTCTCTCGTGGACGACCACCTGCGGATCCACGGCCCCGACCACAGCGCGGCCCTGGGCGCGCGCCGCAGCCTGGTCTCGGCACGGCGCCGGGCCGGCCGGCGCGTGCTGAGCGTCCGGGACGCCGTGGCCCTGGTCGAGGACAGCGAGCGCGTCAGGGGCCCGCGGCACCCCGACACCCTCGGCTGCCGCAATCTCCTGGGGCACGCCTGCTGGGAGGCGGGCGATCCGCACCGCGCGGCCGCGGTCTTCGAGGAGCTCTGGAAGCAGTGCGAGGAGGTCCTCCCCGAGGAACACGAGACGACGTTCTGGGTGCGCGGCAACCTGGCGTGGCTGACGGCGGACACCGGCCCGGCGGACGACGCGGTGCGGTGGGCCCGGAACCTGGTCGACGACGCCACCGAGCTGTTCGGCCCGGACCACCGGCGCACCCTGGAAGTGCTGCCCGTGCTGGCGCACGCCCTGGCGCAGGCGGACGAGCCGGAGCAGGCCCTGGAGGTGCTGCGGGACCTGCTGCGCCGCACCGCGCGGCTGCTGGACCAGCCGGAGTACCCGGAGACGGTCGACGACGTCGTCCGCGTCCACCAGCAGGCCGCCGCGCGGGACGGTGAGCCGACGCCGGCCGGCCGGCCTGCGGATGCGGAGACGGAGGACGAGGACGGCATCCTCCTGGGCGTGCTCGTCGAGATGTTCGCCACTCGCTTCGGCGGCTTCCTGCCGACCCTGGCCACGCAACTCGCCCACGCCGTCTGTGACGCGGGCGATCCCGCGGGCGCGGTGGCCGTGCTGAAGGCCGTGCACGCCGGGCGCGCACGGATGTTCGGCCCGGACCATCCAAACACCCTGGAGAGCCTCGCCGAGCTGGCCTTCGTCTGTCTGGAGGCCGACGACCCGGACTCGGCGCCGTCCCACGAGGAGCTGCTGGCGGGCTGGGAGCGGACGTTCGGCCCCGACCACCCCGAGACAGCGGAACTGCGCTGGCGGCTGCGCACCGCCCGGCCGGCCTGGCGGGCCCGGCTGACGCTGGTCACGGACGAGGTGACCGTCGGCCGTCCCGTCACGATCGAGGTCCGGCTGGAGCGCGAGGAGGGTGCGGCGGCGACCACGCCGCCCCGGCTGATGGTGGCCGTCAGCTGCCCCACGGCGGCCTCGGTCGACCCGGCCACGGCCGAGTACGACCCGGGCGGCGCGCCGACGCGCTTCACCCTGACCGCCTCCGAGCCGGGCGCCCACGACGTCCGCTTCACCCTGTACGACCACGCGTCGGGGTTCGTGCTGCAGGAGCTGAAGACCGTTGTCCACGTGCAGGGTGCCAGGGAGGGCTGA
- the argS gene encoding arginine--tRNA ligase, which produces MASVTSLSDSVHQRLAAALSAALPQAGSADPLLRRSDRADFQANGILALAKKEKANPRELATQVVSRVESGELIGDVEVSGPGFLNITITDRAITENLAARYADDTGRLGVPRAEHPGTTVVDYAQPNVAKEMHVGHLRSAVIGDSVTRLLEFTGESVVRRHHIGDWGTQFGMLIQYLEEHPHELDHESAEVSGEEAMSNLDRLYKAARKLFDSDEEFKTRARRRVVDLQAGDPQTLAMWQKFVDESKIYFFSVFEKLDMEIRDPDIVGESGYNDMLAETCRLLEESGVAVRSEGALCVFFDDVKGPDGKPVPLIVQKSDGGYGYAATDLSAIRDRVFDIKANTLLYVVDARQSLHFRMVFETARRAGWLNEDVRAVQLAFGTVLGKDGKPFKTREGETVRLVDLLDEAIDRASAVVREKAQDLSEEEIAERGAQVGIGAVKYADLSTSANRDYKFDLDQMVSLNGDTSVYLQYAYARIRSILRKAGEARPAAHPELGLHAAERALGLHLDSFGATVAEAAAEYAPHKMTAYLYQLASLYTTFYDKCPVLKAESPEQVENRLFLCDITARTLHQGMALLGIRTPERL; this is translated from the coding sequence ATGGCCTCGGTCACGTCCCTCAGCGACTCCGTCCACCAGCGCCTCGCGGCGGCCCTGTCGGCAGCTCTGCCGCAGGCCGGCTCCGCGGACCCGCTGCTGCGACGAAGCGACCGGGCCGACTTCCAGGCCAACGGGATCCTGGCCCTCGCCAAGAAGGAGAAGGCGAACCCGCGGGAGCTGGCGACGCAGGTCGTCTCCCGGGTCGAGTCGGGTGAGCTGATCGGGGACGTCGAGGTCTCGGGGCCCGGCTTCCTGAACATCACGATCACCGACCGGGCGATCACGGAGAACCTGGCCGCGCGCTACGCGGACGACACGGGCCGCCTCGGCGTGCCGCGCGCGGAGCACCCGGGCACCACGGTCGTCGACTACGCCCAGCCGAACGTGGCGAAGGAGATGCACGTCGGTCACCTGCGCTCCGCGGTGATCGGCGACTCGGTGACGCGGCTGCTGGAGTTCACGGGCGAGTCGGTGGTCCGCCGCCACCACATCGGCGACTGGGGCACCCAGTTCGGCATGCTCATCCAGTACCTGGAGGAGCACCCGCACGAGCTGGACCACGAGTCGGCCGAGGTGAGCGGCGAGGAGGCGATGTCGAACCTGGACCGCCTCTACAAGGCCGCCCGCAAGCTCTTCGACTCCGACGAGGAGTTCAAGACGCGCGCCCGGCGCCGGGTGGTCGACCTCCAGGCGGGCGACCCGCAGACGCTCGCCATGTGGCAGAAGTTCGTCGACGAGTCGAAGATCTACTTCTTCTCCGTCTTCGAGAAGCTGGACATGGAGATCCGGGACCCGGACATCGTCGGCGAGTCCGGCTACAACGACATGCTCGCGGAGACCTGCCGCCTGCTGGAGGAGTCGGGCGTCGCGGTCCGCTCCGAGGGCGCGCTCTGCGTCTTCTTCGACGACGTCAAGGGCCCGGACGGCAAGCCGGTCCCGCTGATCGTGCAGAAGTCGGACGGCGGCTACGGCTACGCGGCGACGGACCTCTCGGCGATCCGCGACCGCGTCTTCGACATCAAGGCGAACACGCTCCTGTACGTGGTGGACGCCCGCCAGTCGCTGCACTTCCGGATGGTGTTCGAGACGGCCCGCCGCGCCGGCTGGCTGAACGAGGACGTGCGCGCGGTGCAGCTGGCCTTCGGCACGGTCCTCGGCAAGGACGGCAAGCCGTTCAAGACCCGTGAGGGCGAGACGGTCCGGCTGGTCGACCTCCTCGACGAGGCGATCGACCGCGCGTCGGCCGTGGTCCGGGAGAAGGCCCAGGACCTCTCCGAGGAGGAGATCGCCGAGCGCGGCGCGCAGGTGGGCATCGGCGCGGTGAAGTACGCGGACCTGTCGACGTCGGCGAACCGGGACTACAAGTTCGACCTGGACCAGATGGTCTCGCTGAACGGCGACACGTCCGTCTACCTCCAGTACGCCTACGCCCGTATCCGGTCGATCCTGCGCAAGGCCGGCGAGGCCCGCCCGGCCGCGCACCCGGAGCTGGGGCTGCACGCGGCGGAGCGCGCGCTGGGCCTGCACCTGGACTCGTTCGGGGCGACGGTGGCGGAGGCCGCGGCGGAGTACGCCCCGCACAAGATGACGGCGTATCTGTACCAGTTGGCGTCGCTGTACACGACGTTCTACGACAAGTGCCCGGTGCTGAAGGCCGAGTCGCCGGAGCAGGTGGAGAACCGCCTGTTCCTCTGCGACATCACGGCCCGCACCCTGCACCAGGGCATGGCCCTGCTGGGCATCCGGACGCCCGAGCGGCTCTGA
- the lysS gene encoding lysine--tRNA ligase, whose product MPIVAQSTETTDWVSRFADEVIEESERRAPGKPVVVASGLSPSGPIHLGNLREVMTPHLVADEIRRRGYQVRHLISWDDYDRYRKVPEGIPGVDKAEWAEHIGKPLTSVPAPKGSSYPNWAEHFKAAMIESLAELGVEFDGISQTEQYTSGVYREQILHAMRHRGDIDAILDQYRTKKAPAKKQQGQKPVDEAELEAAEGSGAAAEDDGSSGSAGYFPYKPYCGNCEKDLTTVTSYDDDSTELTYACTACGFSETVRLNEFNRGKLVWKVDWPMRWAYEGVVFEPSGVDHSSPGSSFQVGGQIVGIFGGKQPIGPMYAFVGISGMAKMSSSKGGVPTPADALQIMEPQLLRWLYARRRPNQSFKVAFDQEIQRLYDEWDRLDAKVADGSALPADAAAHSRAVRTAAGELPRTPRPLPYRTLASVADITAGHEDQALRILSELDPSRPLGSLEEARPRYDKAEAWINTHVPADQRTIVRDEPDAELLKSLDEQGRESLRLLLDGLAEHWSLDGLTHLVYGVPKVQAGFSADATPKELPPEIKTAQRSFFALLYHLLVGRDTGPRLPTLLLAVGQERVRHLLGD is encoded by the coding sequence GTGCCGATCGTGGCTCAGAGCACCGAGACCACCGACTGGGTCTCCCGTTTCGCGGATGAGGTCATCGAGGAGTCGGAGCGCCGGGCCCCGGGCAAACCCGTCGTCGTCGCGTCCGGCCTCTCCCCGTCGGGCCCCATCCACCTCGGCAACCTCCGCGAGGTCATGACCCCGCACCTCGTCGCCGACGAGATCCGCCGCCGCGGGTACCAGGTGCGGCACCTGATCTCCTGGGACGACTACGACCGGTACCGCAAGGTGCCCGAGGGCATCCCCGGTGTCGACAAGGCGGAGTGGGCCGAGCACATCGGCAAGCCGCTGACGTCCGTCCCGGCGCCGAAGGGCTCCTCGTACCCGAACTGGGCCGAGCACTTCAAGGCCGCGATGATCGAGTCGCTGGCCGAACTCGGCGTGGAGTTCGACGGGATCAGCCAGACCGAGCAGTACACCTCCGGCGTGTACCGCGAGCAGATCCTGCACGCCATGAGGCACCGCGGCGACATCGACGCCATCCTCGACCAGTACCGCACCAAGAAGGCCCCGGCCAAGAAGCAGCAGGGGCAGAAGCCGGTCGACGAGGCCGAGCTGGAGGCCGCCGAGGGCTCCGGCGCCGCCGCCGAGGACGACGGCAGCTCCGGCTCCGCCGGCTACTTCCCGTACAAGCCGTACTGCGGCAACTGCGAGAAGGACCTCACCACCGTCACGTCCTACGACGACGACTCCACCGAGCTGACCTACGCCTGCACCGCGTGCGGCTTCTCGGAGACGGTCCGGCTGAACGAGTTCAACCGCGGCAAGCTGGTCTGGAAGGTCGACTGGCCGATGCGCTGGGCGTACGAGGGCGTGGTCTTCGAGCCCTCCGGCGTCGACCACTCCTCTCCCGGGTCGTCGTTCCAGGTCGGCGGGCAGATCGTCGGGATCTTCGGCGGCAAGCAGCCCATCGGGCCGATGTACGCCTTCGTCGGCATCTCCGGCATGGCCAAGATGTCGTCCTCCAAGGGCGGCGTGCCCACCCCGGCCGACGCCCTGCAGATCATGGAGCCGCAGCTGCTGCGCTGGCTCTACGCCCGCCGCCGGCCCAACCAGTCCTTCAAGGTCGCCTTCGACCAGGAGATCCAGCGGCTCTACGACGAGTGGGACCGGCTCGACGCCAAGGTCGCCGACGGCAGCGCCCTGCCCGCCGACGCCGCCGCGCACTCCCGCGCCGTGCGCACGGCCGCCGGTGAGCTGCCGCGCACGCCCCGGCCGCTGCCCTACCGGACGCTCGCGTCCGTCGCGGACATCACCGCCGGGCACGAGGACCAGGCCCTGCGCATCCTCAGCGAACTGGATCCGTCACGGCCGCTGGGCTCGCTGGAGGAGGCCCGGCCCCGCTACGACAAGGCCGAGGCATGGATCAACACGCACGTCCCCGCCGACCAGCGCACCATCGTGCGCGACGAGCCCGACGCCGAGCTGCTGAAGTCGCTCGACGAGCAGGGCCGTGAGTCGCTGCGGCTGCTGCTCGACGGGCTGGCCGAGCACTGGTCGCTCGACGGGCTGACCCACCTCGTGTACGGCGTGCCCAAGGTGCAGGCCGGGTTCTCCGCCGACGCCACGCCGAAGGAACTGCCGCCGGAGATCAAGACGGCCCAGCGGTCCTTCTTCGCGCTGCTGTACCACCTGCTGGTCGGGCGGGACACGGGGCCGCGGCTGCCCACGCTGCTGCTGGCGGTGGGGCAGGAGCGGGTGCGGCACCTGCTCGGCGACTAG
- a CDS encoding DUF2637 domain-containing protein encodes MHRVLIGVVVAGAVIIAGIGFAGSYAAVRELALKKGFGNFSYVFPIGIDAGICVLLALDLLLTWIRIPFPLLRQTAWLLTAATIAFNGAAAWPDPLGVGMHAVIPILFVVAVEAARHAIGRIADITADKHMEGVRLTRWLLSPVPTFLLWRRMKLWELRSYEQVIKLEQERLVYQARLRSRFGRAWRRKAPVESLMPLRLARYGVPLAETAPAGLAAAGIEPALIPPPPQTDPDAGSRAAGAAPVPHRAAPPGEQRPQLEGNHDAEYPEPEPEPDQSPWFNAPREVEYQGGYDPAYDPDQYAQWIAEEQGAEQYQPEYDPAPSPEDTGSFPIPVGPNRTRELGDGGGTPPAPEPDEEAYYQVFRQSIDGSYPTPRALGDNIQATYGTTLSPGELKSLAERFQKRHTAELEEDHIA; translated from the coding sequence ATGCACCGCGTTCTCATCGGCGTGGTCGTGGCCGGCGCCGTGATCATCGCCGGCATCGGCTTCGCCGGTTCGTACGCGGCGGTCCGCGAGTTGGCCCTGAAGAAGGGCTTCGGGAACTTCTCCTACGTCTTCCCGATCGGCATCGACGCGGGCATCTGCGTCCTGCTGGCCCTGGACCTGCTCCTCACCTGGATCAGGATCCCGTTCCCGCTCCTGCGCCAGACGGCGTGGCTCCTGACGGCGGCGACGATCGCCTTCAACGGCGCGGCGGCCTGGCCGGACCCGCTGGGCGTGGGCATGCACGCGGTGATCCCGATCCTCTTCGTGGTCGCGGTCGAGGCGGCCCGCCACGCGATCGGCCGGATCGCCGACATCACGGCCGACAAGCACATGGAGGGCGTCCGCCTCACCCGCTGGCTCCTCTCCCCCGTGCCCACGTTCCTCCTCTGGCGCCGCATGAAGCTCTGGGAGCTGCGCTCCTACGAGCAGGTCATCAAGCTGGAGCAGGAACGTCTCGTCTACCAGGCCCGGCTGCGGTCCCGCTTCGGACGGGCGTGGCGCAGGAAGGCCCCGGTGGAGTCCCTGATGCCGCTGCGGCTGGCCCGCTACGGCGTTCCCCTGGCGGAGACGGCCCCGGCGGGCCTGGCGGCGGCGGGCATCGAACCCGCCCTGATCCCCCCGCCGCCGCAAACGGACCCGGATGCGGGCAGTCGTGCCGCCGGGGCGGCACCCGTCCCACACAGAGCGGCGCCTCCCGGCGAGCAGCGCCCTCAGCTGGAGGGCAACCACGACGCCGAGTACCCGGAACCGGAGCCCGAGCCGGACCAGAGCCCTTGGTTCAACGCTCCCCGGGAGGTCGAGTACCAGGGCGGCTACGACCCGGCCTACGACCCCGACCAGTACGCCCAGTGGATCGCCGAAGAGCAGGGGGCCGAGCAGTACCAGCCCGAGTACGACCCGGCCCCCTCCCCGGAGGACACCGGCAGCTTCCCCATCCCGGTGGGTCCCAACCGCACCCGGGAACTGGGCGACGGCGGCGGCACGCCACCGGCCCCCGAGCCGGACGAGGAGGCGTACTACCAGGTGTTCCGGCAGTCGATAGACGGCAGCTACCCCACGCCCCGCGCCCTGGGCGACAACATCCAGGCCACCTACGGCACGACGCTGAGCCCGGGCGAACTGAAGTCCCTCGCGGAACGCTTCCAGAAGCGCCACACGGCGGAACTGGAAGAGGACCACATCGCGTAG